Part of the Paenibacillus aurantius genome, CGGGGACGTCGGGTTCAGCCCGGCCACCATCCGCAACGAGATGGCGGACCTGGAGGAGCTCGGGTACCTGGAGCAGCCGCACACGTCGGCCGGACGGATCCCTTCCCATAAGGGATACCGGTATTACGTCGACCATCTGCTCAAATACGGAACCTTGTCCAGCGGCGAGCTGAATATGATGAAGGTTTTTTTTGCTGAGAAAATGCAGGAGATGGAACAGGTGATCCAGCACGTGGCCTCCATTCTCTCGGGGATGACCAATTATACGTCGATCGTCATGGGACCGGAGCTCTTCAACACCACGCTGAAGCACCTCCAGATCATCCCGCTGAACGAACGGACGGCGGTGGCCATCATCGTGACGAGCACCGGGCATGTCGAGAACAAGACCGTCCAGCTGCCGGAAGGCATTCCGATGTCGGAAGTCGAGAAAATGGTCAACCTTCTCAATGCCCGGCTGGCGAACGTCCCGCTTCTGCATCTTCGCTCCAAGCTGTATAACGAGATTGGGGCGGAGCTGGGAAGGTATGTTTCAGGTTACGAAGAGCTGATGAAGGTCATGGAGAATGTCCTTGAAGGGGAAGAAGAACACCGGATCTTCCTGAGCGGAACGACCAAAATGCTGGATCAGCCGGAATTCAAGGACGTAGTCAAGGTGAAGCATATTCTCGACCTGCTCGAAGAGACGCCGGCTCTCGTCAAGCTGTTTACCTCTCTGCCGGAAGGCATACAGGTAAGGATCGGAAGCGAGAACCAGGTGGAGGCAATGAGCAACTGCAGCTTGATCACCGCGAGCTATTCGATCGACGGGCAATCGCTCGGAACGATCGGCATACTCGGCCCCACGCGGATGGAATACGCGAAAGTCATGAGCCTCCTGGACCACTTGTCCCGAGACATGACCCACATTCTCGGCCGTTGGTACAAATAGCGGGCGCGTGACACCCGAGGAAAGGATACCCGCCTTATGAATACGAAGCAGGGCAATGTCGAAGGAGAAGACCGGCACGCGACGCTTCTGAACAATGCGGGAGCCGTCCGGGCGATCTGCTCCGCCGTTGAAGGCACCCTCGGCCCGAAAGGGCTCGACACGATGCTCGTCGGTCAGCAGGGAGACGTGCTCATCACGAATGACGGTGTCACCATCCTGGAGAAAATGGACGTGTCGCACCCGGCGGCCCGGCTTCTCGTTCAGGTGGCCCGCTCCCAGCAGGCCCTGATCGGCGATGGCACCACGACGGCCACCGTACTGGCGGGCGCCCTCGTAAGTGAAGGGGTCGCCCAGGTCGTCAAAGGAGTTCCCGTGGCCAAGGTGGTGGCCGGGCTTGAGCTCGGCATCAAGTTCGCCGCTGAGGCGATAGCCGGCCGGTCCCGTCCCGTCGAAGGACCGGACGATCCGGTCTTGAGCCGGATCGCTTACATAGCGGGGCGGGAGCACGAGGACATCGCCGGCCTGGTGGTCCAGGCGGCCCGACTTCTCGGAGCTGAGAAGCTTAAGGACGAACGCTTCCGCTTTGCGGATGCCGTTACGGCGGTAGACCGGGGGCGCAGTGAAGTATGGCCGGGTCTTCTGCTGAACAAGCTGCCGCTTTCGGAGGAAGAAGGACCGGTCGAAGGCAGCCGGGTGCTTCTCCTGCTCGACCCGCTCGAGGCCGAAAGGCCCGACGAGGAGGTGCTCGGCACGGAGGCCGGCTACCGCGCGTACGCCGCGATGCGCGAGCAGTTTCTCGCCGACCTCGAGAAGCTCGCCGAGCTCGGCGTCGGGCTCATCGCGCTGGACCGCGGAGCCGGCGCCGAGGCGGAGCAGTTCTGCGCGGACCGCGGCATCATGCTGCTGCCGCGCGTCCCGCGCCGCGACCTGCAGCGCCTCGCCGCCTTCACCGCGGCCAAGCCGCTGCGCCGCACCGCGCTGCGCAAGAGCGCCGGCGATCTCGCCGCGTCGCTCGGCCGCGCCGGGCGCATCGCCTTCGACGGCGTGCTCGAGCGCGTGCGGCTGGCCGACGGCGCCGGCACCCCCGCGGTGACCGTCGTCGTCGGCGCCAGCACGCGCGAGGTCGCCGGCGAGCGCTCGCGCATCGCGAAGGACGCCGCTTCGGCCGTCCAAGCGGCGGTGCGCGGCGGCTGCGTCGCGGGCGGCGGCGCCGCGGAGCTCGCGGCCGCGCGGGAGCTCGAACGCTTCCGCGAGACCGTCAAAGGGTTGGAGGGCTTCGGCCTTGATGCGGTCAGCCAAGCGCTGCGTAAGCCGCTCGCGCAGATCGTCATCAATGCCGGCTTCAACCCTTTGGAGAAGGTCGAGGAAGCGCGCGCCGCTCAAGCGGCCGCCGGGAGCGATACGCTCGGGATCGACTGCGATACCGGGCGGCTCACGGACATGATCGAGGCGCTGGTGATCGATCCGGCGCCGGTGAAGATTCATGCGATTCAGGCAGCCGGGGAAGTAGCCGCCGCCGTTTTACGGATACACACCGTCATTAAGATGAAGCAGGGGGCGGAGCCGCAGGCCGAATGATGCGGACTTCCCGCCCCTGAGGGATACACATTCAGGCTGACGAGCCTAGCTAAGGAGGTGAACAGACGTTGAAATCGAACCCATCCGATTCCCAGCCAACCCAAGAAGAACAGAACACGCCTCAACCGGAAGAAACACCGGAGCAAACTGCCGAGGCTTTGGATAAGGAAACGAAGGAAGACAACGTTCCCGAAGAACAGTCCGCAAGCGCGGCTCAAGCCGCCGAGCTTGAGGAGCTTCGCAAGCAGGTCGAAGAGCATCAGCAGCGCTTCCTGCGCGCGCAGGCGGATTTCGATAATTTCCGTCGCCGTTCCCGGCAGGAAAAAGAGGATTTCGCCAAGTACGCTTCCGCTAAGGTGATCGAGCAGCTGCTGCCGATCGTGGACAACTTCGAGCGCGCCCTAACCTCCTCCAAGGAAACGAAGGATTTCGAAGCTCTCTTGAAGGGACTCGAAATGACCGCCCGCCAGCTGGAGCAGGTACTGAAGAACGAAGGCTTGCAGGCGATGGAAACGGTGGGACAGCCGTTCAATCCGGATTTCCATCAAGCCATCATGCAGGTAGAGTCCGAAGAGCACGGAGAAGGCATCGTGGTCGAGGAAGTACAGAAGGGCTATGTCCTGAAGGACAAAGTCCTGCGTCCGGCTATGGTTAAAGTAAGCATGTAGCAAGCGGCAAGAATAATCCCGCCGGAAACGGGAGCTATAGCGAGACAGCACCTATTCGAAGGAGGAACCATACCATGAGTAAAGTTATCGGGATTGACTTGGGGACCACCAACTCCTGCGTGGCCGTAATGGAAGGCGGCGAAGCCGTCGTTATCCCCAATCCGGAAGGAAACCGCACCACCCCATCCGTTGTAGGCTTCAAGAAGGACGGGGAGCGCATCGTAGGCGAGAGCGCGAAGCGCCAGGCGATCACCAACCCGGACCGTACGGTAAGCTCGATCAAGCGCCATATGGGAACGACCCACAAGGAGAAGATCGAGGACAAGGAATACACGGCTCCTGAAATTTCCGCTATCATTCTGCAGAAGCTGAAGGCGGACGCCGAAGCTTACCTGGGCTCCCCGGTTACGCAGGCCGTTATCACAGTACCGGCCTACTTCAACGACAGCCAGCGCCAGGCAACCAAAGACGCCGGTAAAATTGCCGGTCTTGAAGTTCTCCGCATTGTGAACGAGCCTACGGCAGCGGCTTTGGCCTATGGCTTGGAGAAGGATGCCGAAGAAACGATCCTCGTTTACGACTTGGGCGGCGGTACGTTTGACGTATCCATTCTCGAGCTCGACAGCGGAACGTTCGAAGTTAAGGCAACAAGCGGGGACAACCACCTGGGCGGAGATGACTTCGACCAAGCGGTAATGGACTACCTGGTGGCCGAGTTCAAGAAAGAGCAGGGCGTTGACCTGAGCAAAGACAAAGCCGCGGTTCAGCGTCTGAAGGATGCCGCCGAGAAAGCGAAGAAGGAGCTGTCCGGCGTTCTGACGACGACCATCTCCCTTCCGTTCATCACCATGGTAGACGGCGTTCCCCAGCACTTGGAAATGAACCTGACCCGTGCAAAGTTTGAAGAATTGACGGCAAGCCTTGTGGAAAGAACGCTCGGTCCGACCCGTCAAGCGCTAAGCGATGCCGGCCTCACAGCGAATGACATCAACAAAGTCGTTCTTGTCGGCGGATCGACCCGGATCCCGGCTGTCCAGGAAGCCATCAAGAGGCTGACCGGCAAAGACCCTCACAAAGGGGTTAACCCGGACGAGGTCGTTGCCCTTGGCGCCGCCATTCAAGCGGGCGTTCTGACCGGGGATGTGAAGGACGTTCTGCTTCTGGACGTCACGCCATTGTCCCTCGGAATCGAAACGGCGGGCGGCGTGTTCACGAAGATGATCGAGCGCAATACGACGATCCCGACGAGCAAGTCCCAAGTTTTCAGCACGTATGCCGATAACCAGACGAGCGTAGAAATTCACGTTCTGCAAGGGGAGCGCTCCATGGCCTCCGGCAACAAAACGCTGGGCCGCTTCATGCTGGGTGACATTCCTCCGGCTCCGCGCGGAATCCCGCAAATTGAGGTTACGTTCAACATCGATTCCAACGGGATCGTGAACGTATCCGCTCAGGATAAAGGCACCGGCAAGAGCCAGAACATCACCATCACTTCTTCCGGCGGTTTGACGGACGAAGAAGTGGAACGCATGATGAAGGATGCCGAAGCGCATGCCGACGAAGACCGGAAGCGTAAGGAAGCGGTAGAGGCCCGCAACTCCGCCGACCAGCTCGTTTATACGACTGAGAAGACGATCAAGGACCTGGGCGACAAAGTGGACCAAGCCGACATCGACAAGGCGAACGAGGCGAAAGAGAAAGTGAAGAAGGCGCTCGAAGGCGACGACATCGAAGCCATCAACAAAGCGGCCGAGGAGCTTTCCGAAATCGTTCAAGGCTTGTCCGTTAAGCTCTATGAGCAGGCTGCCCAACAGGCACAAGCGGCTCAAGGCCAAGGCGGAGCCGAAGGCGGCAAAGCGAAGGATAACGTTGTGGACGCCGATTACGAAGTCGTTAACGACGAAGAGAAGAAATAAGCCGTTTCCATCATCCCCCAACACCCGCCGGCTGGGCCTGTCAGGCTCCCGGCGCTTGTCGGGGTTTACGTTTGTAAGGAAGCAAGGGGACTTTTTTTAGGCGGTGAGTGAACAGGTGAGTAAACGCGATTATTACGAGGTGCTCGGAGTCAGCAAGGACGCCTCGGAGGATGAAGTCAAGAAAGCGTTCCGCAAGCTGGCGCGCCAGTACCATCCCGACGTCAACAAGGCCCCGGATGCGGAAGAGAAGTTCAAGGAAGCGAAGGAAGCGTACGACGTCCTGAGCGATGACCAGAAGCGGGCCACGTATGACCGGTTCGGTCATGTGGATCCGAACCAGGGCGGCTTCGGCGGCGCAGGCGCGGGCGATTTTGGAGGCTTCGGCGATATTTTCGATATGTTCTTCGGCGGGGGAGGGCAGCGGCGCAACCCTAACGCACCTCAGCGCGGGAACGACCTTCAGTACACGATGACCATCGAGTTCAAGGAAGCCGTGTTCGGCAAGGAAACGGATATCACCATCCCGCGGACGGAGACCTGCTCCCGCTGTCACGGGTCAGGAGCGAAGCCCGGGACGAAGCCGGATACGTGCGGCACCTGTAAAGGCACGGGCCAGCAGGAGGTTATCCAGAATACGGCTTTCGGCCGCATCGTGAACCGCCGCGTCTGCCCGACCTGTAACGGCCAGGGTCAGATCATCAAAGAGAAATGCGGCGAGTGCCATGGCGCGGGCAAAGTGAAGACCCAGCGCAAGATTCATGTCAAAATTCCGGCCGGCGTTGACGAAGGAGCCCAGCTCCGGGTGTCGGGAGAAGGGGAAGCCGGGACGAAGGGGGGCCCACCGGGAGACCTGTACATTGTCATTCGCGTGAAGGCTCACGATTTCTTTGAGCGCGAGGGCGATGACATCTATTGCGAGGTTCCTCTGACCTTTGCCCAGGCCGCTCTCGGAGACGAGATCGAGATTCCGACGCTGACCGAGAAGGTCAAGCTGAAGATTCCGCCGGGTACCCAGACGGACACCTATTTCCGGCTGAAGGGCAAGGGGGTTCCCCGTCTGCGCGGGTATGGGCAAGGTGACCAGCATGTGAAAGTCGTCGTGGTCACGCCGACCAACCTGAAGGATGAACAGAAGGATCTGCTGCGGCAGTTTTCCAAGTTGAACGGGGAAAACACCCATGAGCAGCAGGAATCCATTTTTGAACGGATGAAAAAAGCATTCTTGGGCGATTAACCCGGACCTGCTATTCTCGCGATGCGACGATAGCAGGTTTTTTTATAAGCCTCGGGTTCCCGTCCGCTCCTCCTGTATGAGTTGGCCCGATGCGGAGAAAGCTATAAAGGCAAAATTACCCCATTGAGGAGGACCATACCATGAACCGTGAATCCCGCGAAAGCGAAACCGGCAAGCTGCCGGTTGATCATAACGAGGACGTGGAGTATTCGGAGGCGCTGGCCGACGAGGAGGACCGGGAGGCGGCCGAACGGGCCGAAGCCGCGGACCAGAGACAGGAGGGCTGACATGGGGACCAAGAACATTCTGGCTTACTTTCACGCACCCGAAGAGGCCCAGGCCATGGCGGATCGCCTGAAAGGGATGGGAGCCGAGGAAGTCAGCGTCGATACGTTCAGCCTGACGCCGGGGGAAGCCGTGGACGGAACGGTTAATCCGTTGACGGGAGAGGTGACCAGCCTGGCCGGGCTGACGCTGGATACCCCCGTATCCTCGCGCAGCACGGGCATCCTGCTCGCGGCGCATCCCAGCGCCAGTGGAATGAGCGACGGAGGAGAAGGGGAGCCGAGCGGACGAAACATTGTGCTGACGGCCATCGTCCCGGACGGCATTCATCAACAGGCCCTCAAGCAGATTGAAGAAGCGGGGGGCCTGGTGTAGGCCTTCCATCTTGTTAAACGAAACCCAACCTGCCGGAATCCGGCGGGTTGGGTTTTTTGCCGTCTAGGTCAGAACAATCCGCTGCGGTGCAGGACGGTCAGCACCCGATAAAAGGCGGCGATTGAGCGTTTGAGTAAAGATTTGTCCACCGCCCGTCAAAGCTTAACGGAGGCGGCCTTTCACGCCATTCCTCACCTTTGCTCCCCGCAGGCACCTATAGTACAATGAGTCTATTATGCCCGTTAGCCATAATACGGGTTTACCTTGTTGGTAACTATAGGAGGATGAGCATGCGCTGGCATGAAGTAACGGTTCATACAACCGAGGAAGCGATCGAGATGATTTCCAATTTCATCCATGAGCTAGGGGCAGGCGGGGTTTCGATAGAGGAATCGGGTACTCTTAACAAGCAGAGGGATACGTCGCTCGGCCAATGGTACGAACGCCCGCTTAATGACATCCCGGAGGGAAGAGCCGTCATCCAGGGATATTTCTCCGAGGGAACGGACATGGACACCGTTCTGGCAAGCTTGAAGCAGTCGGTTCAAGAGCTGGCGGAGTACAGCATCGACACGGGAGAGCCCGTTTACGAGCTGAAGGATGTGGACGATGAGGATTGGGCGACCGCCTGGAAGCAGTACTTCAAGCCTATCCGGATTACCGACAGGCTGACGATCAAGCCGACGTGGGAGGATTACGAGGCCTCTGCCGAAGAGATCATTCTCGAGCTGGATCCCGGCATGGCGTTCGGAACGGGGACCCATGCCACAACCTCGCTTTGTCTGCGGACCATCGAGAAGGTGGTTCGTCCGGGTGATGAAGTGATCGATGTGGGTACCGGCTCCGGGATTCTGGCCATCGCCGCCGCGAAGCTCGGGGCGAAGCATGTGCTCGCCCTGGATCTGGATCCGGTCGCCGTCTCAAGCGCCGAGGAGAATACCAAGCTGAACGGGTTGGAGAATCAGGTGACCGTACGCTTGAGCGATCTGCTGCAGGCGCTTCGGGATAACGGCCAAAACGGTGAGGACCTTGGGGTAACCATGCCGGTGCAGGTGGTCGTGGCGAACATTCTGGCCGAGATCATCCTGCTCTTCGTGGAGGACGTATTCGAGGCACTGGAGCCGGGCGGAACCTACATTGCGTCGGGGATTATCGAAAGTAAGGAGCGGGTCGTCACGGAGGCGCTGACGAAGGCGGGCTTCACTTTGAAGGACCGGTTCCAGGATGGGGACTGGGTCGCCCTGGTGGCGGGAAAGCCGCAGGTGAACGGTGGATAATCTGGGCGGACTTCTTCGCTATCCCATTGACGAGATTCCGTTTATTCTGCTTGTTCTGGTCATTGCGTTCACCTTTCACGAATTTGCTCACGCCTATGTGGCGGACAAATTCGGGGATCCGACTCCCCGGTCGATGGGCCGGGTGACGCTGAACCCTATGGTCCATCTGGATGTCCTGGGGACGATTCTTATTTTCCTTTTGGGCTTCGGCTGGGCTAAGCCCGTGCTGATCAAAAGGAGCAACTTCCGCAAGCCCCGGCTTATGGGTATTCTCGTCTCCTTTGCCGGTCCGCTCGCTAATCTCATTCTGGCTTTTCTCGGGTTCCTGCTCGTCTACCTGCTTGGGTACTTCGGAGTCTTTCAATCGATGAACCCGGGTGTACATTCCGCTTCCCTGCTGTTTCTGGAGCGCTTTGTCCAGCTTAATCTCGTTCTGTTCTTGTTCAACCTGCTGCCGCTGCCGCCGCTTGACGGCTACCGCATTCTTCAGGATTTTCTGCCGCTGCGCACCCGGCTTGTGGTGCAGCAATATGAGCAGTGGGTCGTTTTTCTGTTCCTGCTTATGTTCTTTATCCCTCCCTTATACAGCAGCACCCTGGGGCAAATCTTCACGCTGGTGGGGCCTCTCGCCGGCGTCATGCATAACATTCTGCAGGCCATCTTCGGTCCGGTGACCATCGATCTGGTTTCCTAGATGAGCGGAATAGGGACCCGGGGCTCGGGTCCTGTTATAAATCAGGCAAGCTGGCGACGGTAATCACCCGCGTCAGCTTTTTTTTCGGTCATCCTGTGGTGATTCTTTCTCCTCTCTATCGCGAACGGCTAAATTGGGTATTGCAATTTGCAAGATTTACCTA contains:
- a CDS encoding TCP-1/cpn60 chaperonin family protein; translated protein: MNTKQGNVEGEDRHATLLNNAGAVRAICSAVEGTLGPKGLDTMLVGQQGDVLITNDGVTILEKMDVSHPAARLLVQVARSQQALIGDGTTTATVLAGALVSEGVAQVVKGVPVAKVVAGLELGIKFAAEAIAGRSRPVEGPDDPVLSRIAYIAGREHEDIAGLVVQAARLLGAEKLKDERFRFADAVTAVDRGRSEVWPGLLLNKLPLSEEEGPVEGSRVLLLLDPLEAERPDEEVLGTEAGYRAYAAMREQFLADLEKLAELGVGLIALDRGAGAEAEQFCADRGIMLLPRVPRRDLQRLAAFTAAKPLRRTALRKSAGDLAASLGRAGRIAFDGVLERVRLADGAGTPAVTVVVGASTREVAGERSRIAKDAASAVQAAVRGGCVAGGGAAELAAARELERFRETVKGLEGFGLDAVSQALRKPLAQIVINAGFNPLEKVEEARAAQAAAGSDTLGIDCDTGRLTDMIEALVIDPAPVKIHAIQAAGEVAAAVLRIHTVIKMKQGAEPQAE
- the hrcA gene encoding heat-inducible transcriptional repressor HrcA; this translates as MLTERQKAILSAIVDDYIRSAEPVGSRSISKRGDVGFSPATIRNEMADLEELGYLEQPHTSAGRIPSHKGYRYYVDHLLKYGTLSSGELNMMKVFFAEKMQEMEQVIQHVASILSGMTNYTSIVMGPELFNTTLKHLQIIPLNERTAVAIIVTSTGHVENKTVQLPEGIPMSEVEKMVNLLNARLANVPLLHLRSKLYNEIGAELGRYVSGYEELMKVMENVLEGEEEHRIFLSGTTKMLDQPEFKDVVKVKHILDLLEETPALVKLFTSLPEGIQVRIGSENQVEAMSNCSLITASYSIDGQSLGTIGILGPTRMEYAKVMSLLDHLSRDMTHILGRWYK
- the dnaK gene encoding molecular chaperone DnaK, giving the protein MSKVIGIDLGTTNSCVAVMEGGEAVVIPNPEGNRTTPSVVGFKKDGERIVGESAKRQAITNPDRTVSSIKRHMGTTHKEKIEDKEYTAPEISAIILQKLKADAEAYLGSPVTQAVITVPAYFNDSQRQATKDAGKIAGLEVLRIVNEPTAAALAYGLEKDAEETILVYDLGGGTFDVSILELDSGTFEVKATSGDNHLGGDDFDQAVMDYLVAEFKKEQGVDLSKDKAAVQRLKDAAEKAKKELSGVLTTTISLPFITMVDGVPQHLEMNLTRAKFEELTASLVERTLGPTRQALSDAGLTANDINKVVLVGGSTRIPAVQEAIKRLTGKDPHKGVNPDEVVALGAAIQAGVLTGDVKDVLLLDVTPLSLGIETAGGVFTKMIERNTTIPTSKSQVFSTYADNQTSVEIHVLQGERSMASGNKTLGRFMLGDIPPAPRGIPQIEVTFNIDSNGIVNVSAQDKGTGKSQNITITSSGGLTDEEVERMMKDAEAHADEDRKRKEAVEARNSADQLVYTTEKTIKDLGDKVDQADIDKANEAKEKVKKALEGDDIEAINKAAEELSEIVQGLSVKLYEQAAQQAQAAQGQGGAEGGKAKDNVVDADYEVVNDEEKK
- the prmA gene encoding 50S ribosomal protein L11 methyltransferase, which codes for MRWHEVTVHTTEEAIEMISNFIHELGAGGVSIEESGTLNKQRDTSLGQWYERPLNDIPEGRAVIQGYFSEGTDMDTVLASLKQSVQELAEYSIDTGEPVYELKDVDDEDWATAWKQYFKPIRITDRLTIKPTWEDYEASAEEIILELDPGMAFGTGTHATTSLCLRTIEKVVRPGDEVIDVGTGSGILAIAAAKLGAKHVLALDLDPVAVSSAEENTKLNGLENQVTVRLSDLLQALRDNGQNGEDLGVTMPVQVVVANILAEIILLFVEDVFEALEPGGTYIASGIIESKERVVTEALTKAGFTLKDRFQDGDWVALVAGKPQVNGG
- the grpE gene encoding nucleotide exchange factor GrpE; protein product: MKSNPSDSQPTQEEQNTPQPEETPEQTAEALDKETKEDNVPEEQSASAAQAAELEELRKQVEEHQQRFLRAQADFDNFRRRSRQEKEDFAKYASAKVIEQLLPIVDNFERALTSSKETKDFEALLKGLEMTARQLEQVLKNEGLQAMETVGQPFNPDFHQAIMQVESEEHGEGIVVEEVQKGYVLKDKVLRPAMVKVSM
- a CDS encoding YfhD family protein — protein: MNRESRESETGKLPVDHNEDVEYSEALADEEDREAAERAEAADQRQEG
- a CDS encoding site-2 protease family protein, coding for MDNLGGLLRYPIDEIPFILLVLVIAFTFHEFAHAYVADKFGDPTPRSMGRVTLNPMVHLDVLGTILIFLLGFGWAKPVLIKRSNFRKPRLMGILVSFAGPLANLILAFLGFLLVYLLGYFGVFQSMNPGVHSASLLFLERFVQLNLVLFLFNLLPLPPLDGYRILQDFLPLRTRLVVQQYEQWVVFLFLLMFFIPPLYSSTLGQIFTLVGPLAGVMHNILQAIFGPVTIDLVS
- the dnaJ gene encoding molecular chaperone DnaJ gives rise to the protein MSKRDYYEVLGVSKDASEDEVKKAFRKLARQYHPDVNKAPDAEEKFKEAKEAYDVLSDDQKRATYDRFGHVDPNQGGFGGAGAGDFGGFGDIFDMFFGGGGQRRNPNAPQRGNDLQYTMTIEFKEAVFGKETDITIPRTETCSRCHGSGAKPGTKPDTCGTCKGTGQQEVIQNTAFGRIVNRRVCPTCNGQGQIIKEKCGECHGAGKVKTQRKIHVKIPAGVDEGAQLRVSGEGEAGTKGGPPGDLYIVIRVKAHDFFEREGDDIYCEVPLTFAQAALGDEIEIPTLTEKVKLKIPPGTQTDTYFRLKGKGVPRLRGYGQGDQHVKVVVVTPTNLKDEQKDLLRQFSKLNGENTHEQQESIFERMKKAFLGD